A genome region from Variovorax paradoxus includes the following:
- the pal gene encoding peptidoglycan-associated lipoprotein Pal — MNKKFQTLTIVALGAALVGCAAPKTGRDDATYYYSNKAVTAVPKVEPAPAPPVQNGPVGVPKIVYFDFDKYNIRPQDRQIVEAHASYMRNRSSSRVVIEGNTDQRGGREYNLALGQRRAESVQRALTQLGVPAERIEAISWGTEKPASLELTEEGYQLNRRAEFSYR; from the coding sequence ATGAACAAGAAATTCCAGACACTGACCATCGTCGCCCTCGGCGCAGCCCTCGTGGGCTGCGCGGCCCCCAAGACGGGCCGCGACGACGCGACTTACTACTACTCGAACAAGGCCGTGACCGCGGTGCCGAAGGTGGAACCGGCGCCGGCACCGCCGGTGCAGAACGGGCCGGTCGGCGTGCCGAAGATCGTCTACTTCGACTTCGACAAATACAACATCCGCCCGCAGGACCGCCAGATCGTGGAGGCGCATGCCAGCTACATGCGCAACCGGTCGTCGAGCCGCGTGGTGATCGAGGGCAACACCGACCAGCGCGGTGGGCGCGAATACAACCTCGCGCTCGGGCAGCGCCGTGCCGAGTCGGTGCAGCGCGCGCTCACGCAGCTGGGCGTGCCGGCCGAGCGCATCGAGGCCATCAGCTGGGGCACGGAAAAACCCGCGTCCCTCGAGCTCACCGAGGAGGGCTATCAGCTCAATCGCCGGGCCGAATTCAGCTACCGCTGA
- a CDS encoding DUF1841 family protein — MFNPSQEDVRRFFCDVYAKHRQGLPMEALETIAAGWIDQHPEYHEDLADADAAVARVYDGSNGRENPFLHLSMHLSISEQCSIDQPRGIRQAVELLAARRGSLLHAHHEAMDCLGQMMWESQRAGRPPDGEGYVACVQRRATK, encoded by the coding sequence ATGTTCAACCCCTCCCAGGAAGACGTGCGCCGCTTCTTCTGCGACGTGTACGCCAAGCACCGTCAGGGCCTGCCGATGGAAGCGCTCGAAACGATCGCCGCGGGCTGGATCGACCAGCACCCCGAGTACCACGAGGATCTCGCCGACGCCGATGCGGCGGTGGCGCGCGTCTACGACGGCTCGAACGGCCGCGAGAACCCGTTCCTTCACCTGTCGATGCACCTGTCGATCAGCGAGCAGTGCTCCATCGACCAGCCGCGCGGCATCCGGCAGGCGGTCGAACTGCTGGCCGCGCGCCGCGGTTCGCTGCTGCATGCACATCACGAGGCGATGGACTGCCTCGGCCAGATGATGTGGGAGAGCCAGCGCGCCGGCCGCCCGCCCGATGGCGAAGGTTATGTGGCCTGCGTGCAGCGCCGCGCAACTAAATAG
- a CDS encoding LysR substrate-binding domain-containing protein, producing the protein MKNPADLRQDFVRNVQLRHLRCLVAVAQERHLARAAERLALSQPAVSKTLVELEAIVGARLVERSKAGRRGVQGLTAAGEQLLAHALRVLEALDASAQAVAPAAGGRIERLRIGALPSVAPALLPIALARLRDGWPQVQIVVKSAANAALLDELRAGELDLVVGRMSDPRLMGGLSFELLHTEPLVFAVRAGHPLTAPAAQGASVQAVLAYPLVVYGEGTIPRHNTESFLSARGLVLPTNALQTLDVAVARALVAVSDAVWITPLGAARGELADGRLVRLRIETTGTEEPVGLLQRSDAEPSALRGAMAALLREGAKQQGALPARPRGKTRSTS; encoded by the coding sequence TTGAAAAACCCCGCCGACCTTCGCCAGGATTTCGTGCGCAACGTGCAGTTGCGCCATCTGCGCTGCCTCGTGGCGGTGGCGCAGGAACGCCACCTCGCGCGCGCGGCCGAGCGGCTGGCGCTGAGCCAGCCGGCGGTGTCGAAGACGCTGGTCGAGCTGGAGGCCATCGTCGGCGCGCGGCTGGTCGAGCGCAGCAAGGCCGGCCGGCGCGGCGTGCAGGGCCTCACGGCCGCCGGCGAGCAGCTGCTGGCGCACGCGCTGCGCGTGCTCGAGGCGCTCGACGCCAGCGCGCAGGCCGTGGCTCCGGCGGCGGGCGGACGCATCGAGCGGCTGCGCATCGGCGCGCTGCCCAGCGTGGCGCCCGCGCTGCTGCCCATTGCGCTGGCGCGGCTGCGCGACGGATGGCCGCAGGTGCAGATCGTGGTGAAGAGCGCCGCCAACGCCGCTCTGCTCGACGAGCTGCGCGCCGGCGAGCTCGACCTGGTGGTCGGCCGCATGAGCGATCCGCGGCTCATGGGCGGCCTGAGCTTCGAGCTGCTGCACACCGAGCCGCTGGTGTTCGCGGTGCGCGCCGGCCATCCGCTGACGGCACCGGCGGCGCAAGGTGCGTCGGTGCAGGCGGTGCTGGCCTATCCGCTCGTGGTGTACGGCGAAGGCACCATCCCTCGCCACAACACCGAGAGCTTCCTGTCGGCGCGCGGCCTGGTGCTGCCGACCAACGCGCTGCAGACGCTCGACGTGGCGGTGGCGCGCGCGCTGGTGGCCGTGTCCGACGCGGTGTGGATCACGCCGCTGGGCGCGGCGCGCGGCGAGTTGGCGGACGGGCGCCTCGTGCGTCTGCGCATCGAGACCACGGGCACCGAGGAGCCCGTCGGCCTGTTGCAACGCAGCGATGCCGAGCCGTCGGCCCTGCGCGGCGCCATGGCCGCCCTGCTGCGCGAAGGCGCAAAGCAGCAGGGCGCCTTGCCCGCGCGCCCCCGAGGAAAGACCCGCAGCACTTCCTGA
- the pcaH gene encoding protocatechuate 3,4-dioxygenase subunit beta translates to MLTKTKDPQGGSPVLTPRDWEAHPSYIYPGYKSTVKRGPQKPLIPLKASLGELQQPVYGHDSIGEFDHDLTRNARRNGEPLGERMILTGQVLDERRRPVANTLVELWQANASGRYVHKVDQHDAPLDPNFLGAGRCLTDSEGRYRFLTIKPGAYPWGNHPNAWRPQHIHLSLFGQSFASRLVTQMYFPGDPLLQYDPMVTGTPERYRNRLIADFSLDITEEGYALGYQFDIVLRGADETPFENR, encoded by the coding sequence ATGTTGACCAAGACCAAAGACCCCCAGGGCGGCTCGCCCGTCCTCACGCCGCGCGACTGGGAAGCCCACCCCAGCTACATCTACCCGGGCTACAAGTCGACCGTGAAGCGCGGTCCGCAGAAGCCGCTCATTCCGCTGAAGGCCTCGCTCGGCGAGCTGCAGCAGCCGGTGTACGGCCACGACAGCATCGGCGAGTTCGACCACGACCTCACGCGCAACGCGCGCAGGAACGGCGAGCCGCTGGGCGAACGCATGATCCTCACCGGCCAGGTGCTCGACGAGCGCCGCCGCCCGGTGGCCAACACGCTGGTCGAACTCTGGCAGGCCAACGCCTCGGGCCGCTACGTGCACAAGGTCGACCAGCACGACGCGCCGCTCGACCCCAACTTCCTCGGTGCGGGCCGTTGCCTGACCGACAGCGAAGGCCGCTACCGCTTCCTCACCATCAAGCCCGGCGCCTACCCGTGGGGCAACCATCCGAACGCCTGGCGTCCGCAGCACATCCACCTGTCGCTGTTCGGCCAGAGCTTCGCGAGCCGCCTCGTCACGCAGATGTACTTTCCCGGCGACCCGTTGCTGCAGTACGACCCGATGGTCACCGGCACGCCCGAGCGCTACCGCAACCGGCTGATCGCCGACTTCAGCCTCGACATCACCGAAGAGGGCTACGCGCTGGGCTACCAGTTCGACATCGTGCTGCGCGGCGCGGACGAAACGCCTTTCGAGAACCGCTGA
- the pcaG gene encoding protocatechuate 3,4-dioxygenase subunit alpha: protein MPLMTAQEADFGQTPSQTVGPYFAYGLTATQYGYDFDQPFDAVLALDNAKGQRIRLEGRVIDGDGNAINDALVEISQPDGEGRYPQTPEEARAMGFRAFGRVGTGTTEGNRFVFHTVKPGAQSPGEAPHINVIVLMRGLLLHAFTRVYFSDEAEANANDAVLQSVPADRRHTLIAERVVNGGAVSYRFDIRMQGTDETAFFDV, encoded by the coding sequence ATGCCATTGATGACCGCACAGGAAGCCGACTTCGGCCAGACCCCCTCGCAGACCGTGGGCCCCTACTTCGCCTACGGCCTCACCGCCACGCAGTACGGCTACGACTTCGACCAGCCCTTCGACGCGGTGCTCGCGCTCGACAACGCCAAGGGCCAGCGCATCCGCCTCGAAGGCCGCGTGATCGACGGCGACGGCAACGCGATCAACGACGCGCTGGTCGAGATCAGCCAGCCCGACGGCGAAGGCCGCTATCCGCAGACGCCCGAAGAAGCGCGCGCCATGGGCTTTCGCGCATTCGGCCGTGTCGGCACCGGCACCACCGAAGGCAACCGCTTCGTGTTCCACACCGTGAAGCCCGGCGCGCAGTCGCCCGGCGAGGCACCGCACATCAACGTGATCGTGCTGATGCGCGGCCTGCTGCTGCATGCGTTCACGCGCGTGTACTTCAGCGACGAAGCCGAAGCCAATGCGAACGACGCGGTGCTGCAGAGCGTGCCGGCCGATCGCCGCCACACGCTCATCGCCGAACGCGTGGTGAACGGCGGCGCGGTGAGCTACCGCTTCGACATCCGCATGCAGGGCACGGACGAGACGGCGTTCTTCGACGTCTGA
- a CDS encoding c-type cytochrome — MNKLLTTMFALAVASVTVSAEAQQVTGKAQDGAKKVAMCVGCHGIIGYQASFPEIHKVPMIAGQSATYISAALTAYKGGDRKHPTMRAIADTLTDQDIADVAAYYSQLGVKQGDAPPAALAKATPANVEALITRNADNSCTKCHGANFNTPNDGTVPKLAGQHADYLFVALKSYRVKNNAHLGRSNAVMGQQVEEKKFTNAELKTLASYISTLPGELKTVPESRIHHGAE, encoded by the coding sequence ATGAACAAGTTGTTGACCACGATGTTTGCCCTTGCTGTCGCTTCCGTGACGGTGTCGGCTGAAGCCCAACAAGTCACTGGCAAGGCACAGGACGGGGCAAAGAAGGTGGCGATGTGCGTGGGCTGCCACGGCATCATCGGCTACCAGGCCAGTTTTCCGGAGATCCACAAGGTACCGATGATCGCGGGCCAGAGCGCCACCTACATCAGTGCCGCGCTCACCGCATACAAGGGCGGCGACCGCAAGCATCCGACGATGCGCGCCATCGCGGACACGCTCACCGACCAGGACATCGCCGACGTCGCCGCCTACTACAGCCAACTGGGCGTGAAGCAGGGCGACGCTCCGCCGGCCGCGCTGGCCAAGGCCACTCCGGCCAACGTCGAGGCGCTCATCACGCGCAATGCCGACAACAGCTGCACCAAGTGCCACGGCGCCAACTTCAACACGCCGAACGACGGCACCGTGCCCAAGCTGGCCGGCCAGCATGCCGACTACCTGTTCGTCGCGCTCAAGTCGTACCGCGTGAAGAACAATGCGCACCTCGGCCGTTCCAATGCGGTGATGGGCCAGCAGGTCGAGGAAAAGAAGTTCACCAACGCCGAGCTCAAGACCCTGGCCAGCTACATCAGCACCTTGCCCGGCGAGCTGAAGACGGTGCCCGAATCGCGCATCCACCACGGCGCCGAATAA
- a CDS encoding AAA family ATPase — protein sequence MKFQGSDNYVATQDLMLAVNASITLKRPLLVKGEPGTGKTMLAEEVAQSLGLPLLQWHIKSTTKAQQGLYEYDAVSRLRDSQLKDLDGGERVSDINNYIVKGVLWQAFTADQPVALLIDEIDKADIEFPNDLLREIDRMEFYCYETRELIRAKHRPVVFITSNNEKELPDAFLRRCFFHYIKFPDAETMKHIVGVHFPGLKQELLTAAMKTFYDVRNLPGLKKKPSTSELLDWLKLLVAEDIPLEALQSKDDKVAVPPLVGALLKNEQDVTLFEKLVFMQRNNR from the coding sequence ATGAAATTCCAGGGCTCAGACAATTACGTTGCCACGCAGGACCTGATGCTCGCGGTCAATGCGTCCATTACCCTCAAGCGCCCGCTGCTCGTCAAGGGCGAGCCCGGCACCGGCAAGACGATGCTGGCCGAGGAAGTGGCCCAGTCGCTCGGCCTGCCGCTGCTGCAGTGGCACATCAAGTCGACCACCAAGGCGCAGCAGGGCCTGTACGAATACGACGCCGTGAGCCGCCTTCGCGACTCGCAGCTCAAGGACCTCGACGGCGGCGAGCGCGTGAGCGACATCAACAACTACATCGTGAAGGGCGTGCTCTGGCAGGCCTTCACCGCCGACCAGCCGGTGGCGCTGCTGATCGACGAGATCGACAAGGCCGACATCGAATTCCCGAACGACCTGCTGCGCGAAATCGACCGCATGGAGTTCTACTGCTACGAAACGCGCGAGCTCATCCGCGCCAAGCACCGCCCTGTGGTGTTCATCACCTCCAACAACGAGAAGGAACTGCCCGACGCCTTCCTGCGCCGCTGCTTCTTCCACTACATCAAGTTCCCCGATGCCGAGACGATGAAGCACATCGTCGGCGTGCACTTCCCCGGCCTCAAGCAGGAGCTGCTCACGGCCGCCATGAAGACCTTCTACGACGTGCGCAACCTGCCCGGCCTGAAGAAGAAACCTTCCACCTCCGAGCTGCTCGATTGGCTCAAGCTGCTGGTGGCCGAAGACATCCCGCTCGAGGCGCTGCAGAGCAAGGACGACAAGGTCGCCGTGCCGCCGCTGGTGGGCGCGCTGCTGAAGAACGAACAGGACGTGACGCTCTTCGAGAAGCTCGTCTTCATGCAGCGCAACAACCGCTGA
- a CDS encoding GNAT family N-acetyltransferase: protein MAFVEPVTLKARGIALVPLSLDHEEGLRAAAADGELWKLRVTSVPEPQDTRAYIETALKTADRFAFAVTDEATGTVLGSTSFHDILPAVKRVEIGYTWYAARCQRTHVNTTCKLLMLTHAFDALGCNVTGWRTDNFNFASQRAIERLGAKKDGVIRGNAMRRDGTIRDTVMYSLRAGEWPEVKAQLLYLLDKPRA, encoded by the coding sequence ATGGCGTTCGTCGAACCGGTCACGCTGAAGGCCCGCGGAATCGCGCTGGTGCCGCTGTCGCTCGATCACGAAGAGGGGCTGCGCGCCGCGGCCGCCGACGGCGAGCTGTGGAAGCTGCGCGTCACCTCCGTGCCCGAACCGCAGGACACGCGCGCCTACATCGAGACCGCGCTCAAGACCGCCGACCGCTTCGCCTTCGCCGTCACCGACGAGGCCACCGGCACCGTGCTCGGCAGCACCAGCTTCCACGACATCCTTCCTGCCGTGAAGCGCGTGGAGATCGGCTACACCTGGTACGCCGCGCGCTGCCAGCGCACGCACGTCAACACCACCTGCAAGCTGCTGATGCTCACGCACGCCTTCGACGCGCTCGGCTGCAACGTGACGGGCTGGCGCACCGACAACTTCAACTTCGCCTCGCAGCGCGCCATCGAGCGCCTTGGCGCGAAGAAGGACGGCGTGATCCGCGGCAACGCGATGCGCCGCGACGGCACCATCCGCGACACCGTCATGTACAGCCTGCGCGCGGGCGAATGGCCCGAGGTCAAGGCGCAGCTGCTGTACCTGCTCGACAAGCCCCGCGCCTGA
- a CDS encoding vWA domain-containing protein has protein sequence MLIDFFYTLRSAKLPVSVKEYLTLLEALQADVVGPNSDGAYGIDDFYYLSRTALVKDEKHYDKFDRAFAAYFKGVEMLTDFTKEVPLDWLKKTLEREFTAEEKAKIEKMGWDELMETLKKRFEEQKERHEGGSKWIGTGGTSPFGNGGYNPQGIRIGGAGKNRSAVKVWDQRAYKDYDDTQELGTRNIKVALRRLRKFAREGHDEELDLDDTIHSTAANAGFLDIKMRPERHNNVKVLLLMDVGGTMDEHIQRVEELFSAVKTEFKHLEFFYFHNCVYDFMWKNNKRRFSEKFATWDILRKYNKDYKLIFVGDATMSPYEILQPGGSVEYNNEEAGAEWIQRLTHTFPKFAWINPEPQGVWQYRQSIAVMQQLMSNRMYPLTLRGLEEAMRMLSK, from the coding sequence ATGCTCATCGACTTCTTCTACACCCTGCGCTCGGCCAAGCTGCCGGTGTCGGTCAAGGAATACCTCACGCTGCTCGAGGCGCTGCAGGCCGACGTGGTGGGGCCCAACTCCGACGGCGCCTACGGGATCGACGACTTCTACTATCTCTCGCGCACCGCGCTGGTGAAGGACGAGAAGCACTACGACAAGTTCGACCGCGCCTTCGCCGCCTACTTCAAGGGCGTGGAGATGCTCACCGACTTCACCAAGGAAGTGCCGCTCGACTGGCTCAAGAAGACGCTCGAGCGCGAGTTCACGGCCGAAGAGAAGGCCAAGATCGAGAAGATGGGCTGGGACGAGCTCATGGAGACGCTCAAGAAGCGCTTCGAGGAGCAGAAGGAACGCCACGAGGGCGGCAGCAAGTGGATCGGCACCGGCGGCACCTCGCCCTTCGGCAACGGCGGCTACAACCCGCAGGGCATCCGCATCGGCGGCGCAGGCAAGAACAGGAGCGCGGTCAAGGTGTGGGACCAGCGCGCCTACAAGGACTACGACGACACGCAGGAACTCGGCACGCGCAACATCAAGGTGGCGCTGCGCCGCCTGCGCAAGTTCGCGCGCGAGGGCCACGACGAAGAGCTCGACCTGGACGACACCATCCACTCGACCGCGGCCAATGCCGGCTTCCTCGACATCAAGATGCGGCCCGAGCGCCACAACAACGTCAAGGTGCTGCTGCTGATGGACGTCGGCGGCACGATGGACGAGCACATCCAGCGCGTGGAGGAACTCTTCTCTGCCGTGAAGACCGAGTTCAAGCACCTGGAGTTCTTCTACTTCCACAACTGCGTGTACGACTTCATGTGGAAGAACAACAAGCGCCGCTTCTCCGAAAAGTTCGCGACCTGGGACATCCTGCGCAAGTACAACAAGGACTACAAGCTGATTTTCGTGGGCGACGCCACGATGAGCCCTTACGAAATATTGCAACCGGGCGGCAGCGTCGAATACAACAACGAAGAGGCCGGCGCCGAGTGGATCCAGCGCCTCACCCACACCTTTCCCAAGTTCGCGTGGATCAACCCCGAACCGCAAGGCGTGTGGCAGTACCGCCAGAGCATCGCGGTGATGCAGCAGCTCATGTCGAACCGCATGTACCCCCTCACCCTGCGGGGCCTCGAGGAAGCGATGCGCATGCTGTCCAAGTAG
- a CDS encoding autotransporter assembly complex protein TamA — MVRVVPVSLPAWWPALLFSGVLLLQGCSLLPGKGKEPAEGRPAAGIVRSGPAADGNSSEDQGGSGKKDDKGKAGAKRDAFTVDVRGPEAVRDYLKLHLEIQRYRELDDLGATEISRLMVAAESNARELLGTLGYFTPTLTLELNETPESTKAPREIVITVSPGEITKVSNVQLSYAGAIADDPSAESQRDSIRTNWALRAGQPFTQQAWDDAKTVALRSLTAKRFPTGTIEISRAEVDADRHEARLSATYQSGPAYKFGPLVLRGIQRYDPDGARRIARLPSGQDYDQQKLLDAQQRLASSGYYDSVFLTLDTDSGNPLVAPVIAQLREAPLQKVVLGVGFTTDNGPRLSIDHIHNQVPLLGWRAVSRLSVDRDIKSLSTELKAIPDDHGWQWFTGAELKSEQSGSYVVDSGRLRGGRSKSSDHIDRSYFLQYDYAQNRGIDAPPSASAVTANWGWTGRYFDDNSAPTRGFGLALEVAAGYTLTGEQVPFTRTYARWLGVVPLGSAEDKETRARRSRLQLRVEAGAVSAKDSAQIPSTLMFLTGGDTTVRGYSYKQIGTIRPDGQTVAGRYLGVASVEWQRPFVYQDKLTAWESVLFVDAGAVADKPGELKPKVGVGVGARWQSPVGPVQADLAYGVDTKKFRLHFRLGFTF; from the coding sequence ATGGTCAGGGTGGTTCCAGTTTCCTTGCCGGCTTGGTGGCCGGCTTTGCTTTTTTCAGGCGTCCTGCTTCTGCAAGGCTGCAGCCTGCTGCCGGGAAAAGGCAAGGAGCCCGCCGAGGGCCGGCCCGCCGCCGGCATTGTGCGCAGCGGCCCCGCGGCCGACGGCAACAGCAGCGAGGACCAGGGCGGCTCCGGCAAGAAGGACGACAAGGGCAAGGCCGGCGCGAAGCGCGATGCCTTCACCGTCGACGTGCGCGGCCCCGAGGCGGTGCGCGACTATCTGAAGCTGCACCTCGAGATCCAGCGCTATCGCGAGCTCGACGATCTCGGCGCCACCGAGATCTCGCGCCTCATGGTGGCCGCCGAGTCGAACGCGCGCGAGTTGCTCGGCACGCTCGGCTACTTCACGCCCACGCTGACGCTGGAGCTCAACGAGACGCCCGAAAGCACCAAGGCGCCGCGCGAGATCGTCATCACCGTGTCGCCGGGCGAGATCACCAAGGTGAGCAACGTGCAGCTCAGCTATGCGGGCGCCATCGCGGACGATCCGTCGGCAGAGTCGCAGCGCGATTCGATCCGCACCAACTGGGCCCTGCGCGCCGGCCAGCCGTTCACCCAGCAGGCGTGGGACGACGCCAAGACCGTCGCGCTGCGCAGCCTCACTGCAAAGCGCTTTCCCACCGGCACCATCGAGATCAGCCGCGCCGAGGTCGACGCAGACCGCCACGAGGCGCGCCTGAGCGCCACCTACCAGTCGGGGCCGGCCTACAAGTTCGGCCCGCTGGTGCTGCGCGGCATCCAGCGCTACGACCCCGACGGCGCGCGCCGCATCGCGCGCCTGCCCAGCGGCCAGGACTACGACCAGCAGAAGCTGCTCGACGCGCAGCAGCGCCTGGCCAGCAGCGGCTACTACGACTCCGTGTTCCTCACGCTCGACACCGACAGCGGCAACCCGCTGGTCGCGCCCGTCATCGCACAGCTGCGCGAGGCGCCGCTTCAAAAGGTGGTGCTGGGCGTGGGCTTCACCACCGACAACGGCCCGCGCCTGTCGATCGACCACATCCACAACCAGGTGCCGCTGCTGGGCTGGCGCGCGGTTTCGCGGCTGTCGGTCGACCGCGACATCAAGTCGCTGAGCACCGAGCTCAAGGCCATTCCCGACGACCACGGCTGGCAATGGTTCACCGGCGCCGAACTCAAGAGCGAGCAGTCGGGCAGCTACGTGGTCGACAGCGGCCGCCTGCGCGGCGGGCGCAGCAAGTCGAGCGACCACATCGACCGCAGCTACTTCCTGCAGTACGACTACGCGCAGAACCGCGGCATCGACGCGCCGCCTTCGGCCTCGGCCGTCACCGCCAACTGGGGCTGGACCGGGCGCTACTTCGACGACAACTCCGCGCCCACGCGCGGCTTCGGTCTGGCGCTGGAAGTGGCCGCGGGCTACACCCTCACCGGCGAGCAGGTGCCCTTCACGCGCACCTACGCGCGCTGGCTCGGCGTGGTGCCGCTGGGCTCGGCCGAGGACAAGGAGACCCGCGCGCGCCGCAGCCGCCTGCAGCTGCGCGTGGAAGCCGGCGCCGTGTCGGCGAAGGACAGTGCGCAGATCCCCTCGACGCTGATGTTCCTCACCGGCGGCGACACCACCGTGCGCGGCTACAGCTACAAGCAGATCGGCACCATTCGGCCCGACGGCCAGACCGTGGCCGGCCGCTACCTCGGCGTGGCCAGCGTCGAGTGGCAGCGGCCCTTCGTCTACCAGGACAAGCTCACCGCCTGGGAGAGCGTGCTGTTCGTCGACGCCGGTGCGGTGGCCGACAAGCCCGGCGAACTCAAGCCCAAGGTGGGCGTGGGCGTGGGCGCGCGCTGGCAAAGCCCGGTGGGGCCGGTGCAGGCCGACCTGGCCTATGGCGTGGACACGAAGAAGTTCCGCCTGCATTTCCGGCTGGGCTTCACCTTCTGA